One part of the Xylanimonas allomyrinae genome encodes these proteins:
- a CDS encoding o-succinylbenzoate synthase encodes MPLDRVPSPVVWSTPLRTRFRGLDVRDGLLLRGDAGWGELSPFWDYDDAESSTWWHATREAACAGWPDPVRKAVPVNVTVPAVGPVEARRIVLESGGCRTAKVKVAQRATGRAGEPGSRGATGRAGRPGDLEPVAAEAERVAAVRAAFDELFGPGAGHIRVDANGGWSVDEAVTHLRALDTAAGGLEYAEQPCATVEDLAALRRALLRAGIDVPIAADESIRRAADPLRVVALDAADVVVLKVQPLGGVRACLDLAERIGLPVVVSSALESSVGLAAGVALAAALPELPYACGLATSQLLAHDVVADPLLPIDGLLPVLAAGDPRLEPDPAALAAATPSDGVREAWLARAARLEAVARAGATQASAPTTAPGAGAARTPAAAAATGQAATEEGRR; translated from the coding sequence ATGCCCCTCGACCGCGTCCCCTCACCCGTCGTCTGGTCGACACCGCTGCGCACACGCTTCCGCGGGCTCGACGTGCGCGACGGCCTGCTGCTGCGCGGCGACGCCGGATGGGGCGAGCTGAGCCCGTTCTGGGACTACGACGACGCCGAGTCGTCCACCTGGTGGCACGCCACGCGCGAGGCGGCCTGCGCCGGGTGGCCCGACCCCGTGCGCAAGGCCGTGCCCGTCAACGTGACCGTGCCCGCAGTGGGGCCGGTCGAGGCACGACGCATCGTGCTCGAGTCCGGTGGGTGCCGGACGGCAAAGGTCAAGGTGGCGCAACGGGCGACCGGACGCGCCGGGGAACCCGGCTCCCGCGGAGCAACAGGGCGCGCGGGGCGGCCCGGCGACCTTGAACCCGTCGCCGCCGAGGCCGAGCGCGTCGCGGCCGTGCGCGCCGCGTTCGACGAGCTGTTCGGCCCCGGCGCCGGGCACATCCGGGTCGACGCCAACGGCGGCTGGAGCGTCGACGAGGCCGTGACCCACCTGCGTGCGCTCGACACCGCCGCGGGCGGGCTCGAGTACGCCGAGCAACCCTGCGCCACCGTCGAGGACCTGGCCGCACTGCGGCGCGCGCTCCTGCGCGCCGGGATCGACGTGCCGATCGCCGCCGACGAGTCCATCCGCCGCGCAGCAGACCCCCTGCGCGTCGTCGCGCTCGACGCCGCCGACGTCGTCGTCCTCAAGGTGCAACCGCTCGGCGGGGTCCGTGCGTGCCTCGACCTCGCCGAACGGATCGGGCTGCCCGTCGTCGTCTCGTCAGCACTCGAGTCGTCCGTCGGGCTCGCCGCCGGGGTCGCACTCGCGGCCGCGCTGCCCGAGCTCCCCTACGCGTGCGGCCTGGCCACCTCACAGCTCCTCGCGCACGACGTCGTCGCCGACCCGCTGCTGCCGATCGACGGGCTGCTGCCCGTGCTCGCGGCTGGGGACCCACGGCTCGAGCCCGACCCCGCGGCGCTCGCCGCGGCCACGCCGTCGGACGGCGTCCGGGAGGCGTGGCTCGCTCGCGCCGCGCGGCTCGAAGCGGTGGCCCGAGCGGGCGCGACGCAGGCGAGCGCGCCGACGACCGCCCCCGGCGCGGGCGCGGCGAGGACGCCCGCCGCGGCGGCCGCGACCGGCCAGGCCGCGACCGAGGAAGGCCGCCGATGA
- a CDS encoding signal peptidase I, whose product MSKMEASSAARAVFEVVRSVLLWAAAVLGALCIVGFLLAIVLGVRPLVVTSGSMAPSIPTGSLILSVDTPASELQVGHVVTVARPDAPGLVTHRIAAIEPADLGVALTLQGDANQTPDVSKYQVTHASRLVAVIPFAGVFVQAMQSVRGLVAIVALIVALLAVYALPAPRLPRSRRSAGRRRHAGAIAPRRLVNEPVPVPAGAAGQK is encoded by the coding sequence ATGAGCAAGATGGAAGCGTCCTCCGCTGCGAGGGCCGTGTTCGAGGTGGTGCGCTCGGTGCTGCTGTGGGCCGCCGCGGTGCTGGGAGCGCTGTGCATCGTCGGGTTCCTCCTGGCGATCGTGCTGGGGGTGCGGCCGCTGGTGGTGACGTCCGGGTCGATGGCACCGTCGATCCCGACGGGATCGCTGATCCTGAGCGTGGACACGCCGGCGTCGGAGCTGCAGGTGGGCCACGTGGTGACGGTGGCGCGCCCCGACGCGCCCGGGCTCGTGACGCACCGGATCGCGGCGATCGAACCGGCCGACCTGGGCGTGGCGCTGACGTTGCAGGGCGACGCGAACCAGACGCCGGACGTGAGCAAGTACCAGGTGACACACGCCTCGCGCCTGGTGGCGGTCATCCCGTTTGCCGGGGTGTTCGTCCAGGCGATGCAGTCCGTCAGGGGCCTGGTGGCGATCGTCGCGCTGATCGTGGCGCTGCTGGCGGTCTACGCGCTGCCCGCCCCGCGACTGCCTCGCAGCCGCAGGAGTGCGGGCCGGCGACGCCACGCGGGCGCCATCGCGCCGCGTCGGCTGGTGAACGAACCCGTACCGGTGCCGGCTGGGGCGGCGGGTCAGAAGTAG
- a CDS encoding AMP-binding protein, whose protein sequence is MHHTRLPDAVGGLDLAVRDALDGGPAVAPLPRLHATAPPEGAALVVQTSGSTGTPREVALTAAALHASAAATHERLGGPGRWVLTLPATHIAGLQVVVRSVLAGREGVPDPLVAAEPGARFTPDALAALLCSALADGAPVHVSLVPTQLHRVLTAADDGAAAGLDALARCAAVLLGGAATPPSLLARARAAGVPVVRTYGMSETAGGCVYDGVPLTGVRLRLAPPAQGLPDPHRHPGMGEPVATASQGTPAVGVVEIAGPVLALGYLGDDAATAAAFRTDDAGPDAGTRWFRTSDLGSLAPTGRSSARPGRTARPPRRLPPSCPCSDAPTTSW, encoded by the coding sequence GTGCATCACACACGCCTTCCCGACGCCGTCGGCGGTCTCGACCTCGCGGTCCGGGACGCGCTCGACGGCGGCCCCGCCGTCGCCCCGCTGCCGCGCCTGCACGCGACCGCGCCGCCGGAGGGGGCGGCGCTGGTCGTCCAGACGTCCGGGTCCACGGGCACCCCGCGCGAGGTCGCGCTGACCGCGGCGGCGTTGCACGCATCCGCGGCGGCGACGCACGAGCGGCTCGGCGGCCCGGGCCGCTGGGTGCTCACGCTCCCGGCGACCCACATCGCCGGGCTCCAGGTCGTCGTGCGCTCGGTGCTCGCGGGGCGGGAGGGCGTGCCCGACCCCCTGGTCGCGGCCGAGCCGGGTGCCCGCTTCACCCCGGACGCGCTCGCCGCACTCCTCTGCTCCGCGCTCGCGGACGGTGCCCCGGTGCATGTCTCGCTCGTCCCGACGCAGCTCCACCGCGTCCTCACGGCCGCCGACGACGGCGCCGCCGCGGGTCTCGACGCGCTGGCCCGCTGCGCGGCGGTGCTGCTGGGGGGCGCGGCGACCCCGCCCTCGCTGCTCGCGCGCGCCAGGGCCGCGGGCGTACCGGTCGTGCGCACGTACGGCATGTCGGAGACGGCAGGCGGATGCGTGTACGACGGCGTCCCGCTGACCGGCGTCCGCCTGCGCCTCGCCCCTCCGGCGCAGGGACTCCCGGACCCGCACCGCCACCCCGGCATGGGCGAGCCGGTCGCCACCGCGAGCCAGGGCACGCCCGCGGTCGGCGTCGTCGAGATCGCCGGGCCGGTGCTCGCGCTCGGATACCTCGGCGACGACGCGGCCACCGCGGCCGCCTTCCGCACCGACGACGCCGGACCGGACGCCGGCACCCGCTGGTTCCGCACCAGCGACCTCGGCAGCCTGGCCCCGACGGGCCGGTCGAGCGCACGCCCAGGCCGCACGGCACGTCCGCCGCGGCGTCTCCCGCCGTCCTGTCCGTGCTCGGACGCGCCGACGACGTCGTGGTGA
- a CDS encoding RCC1 domain-containing protein, translating into MALAALVVAALVAEPSAAGFRDVTYAQAELPTVAAPGLVPVVDDRSAGSALFLDQFGALYVAGDQKSGDGAGGNPKSTSVPTKVTFPKGLRIIEAAGASNDYDSDSRTAWAALDSSGVVWTWGAVWNGPNLLGRGTIGAPESYTPGKVVAGPGGKAPHFIDLELGENQFYALDEKGTMWVWGYGSENLPTLSRDDASYPVPANLAAKPGKEIDKCGSNDIEAVTWHSIWGGYNAGAAVSTAGLIYTWGFDNSDGMTGSRNSQLCPYLNPGANEALFMAYQDTYKDASGSSYELDPDAATFSDRKQRVAAIADEMKTRTICGGPIAKALVDDNPGCPVRQIGYGARAPRMLLQNGDLYTWQVSADYTYGGPMLGREPVGEHADSERYSPGVALANVVSVVDGIGSVVALKDDGTVYGWGRNDYCQAIGVHAKNAEKSCGTIESDEVVALPTRVYGLPESVPVTSLAATQCAAWAIASDGSMYAWGGGTIVGDDYVKCVSGRSLGYKIYDQTKATGALPFGEPVTADATGTIKVRDKD; encoded by the coding sequence GTGGCCTTGGCCGCACTTGTGGTGGCGGCGCTCGTGGCCGAGCCCAGCGCAGCCGGATTCAGGGACGTCACCTATGCGCAGGCGGAACTTCCGACCGTGGCGGCGCCCGGTCTGGTCCCCGTCGTGGACGACCGGTCCGCGGGATCGGCGCTGTTCCTTGACCAGTTCGGTGCGCTGTACGTGGCGGGGGATCAAAAGAGTGGCGACGGGGCTGGGGGAAATCCCAAGTCCACGTCCGTCCCGACCAAGGTCACGTTTCCGAAAGGCCTGCGGATTATCGAAGCCGCGGGCGCGTCCAACGACTACGACTCTGATTCTCGGACGGCTTGGGCGGCGCTCGACTCGAGTGGCGTGGTCTGGACATGGGGAGCGGTGTGGAACGGCCCGAACCTTCTAGGAAGAGGAACCATCGGGGCACCCGAGTCTTACACCCCCGGCAAAGTGGTGGCGGGTCCCGGAGGCAAAGCGCCGCACTTTATCGACCTTGAACTCGGCGAGAACCAGTTCTACGCCCTGGACGAGAAAGGCACGATGTGGGTCTGGGGATACGGTTCCGAGAACCTTCCCACCTTGTCTCGGGACGATGCCAGCTACCCGGTGCCTGCGAACCTGGCGGCCAAGCCAGGAAAGGAGATCGATAAATGCGGGTCGAACGACATCGAAGCTGTGACCTGGCACTCCATCTGGGGCGGCTACAACGCCGGAGCCGCGGTCTCGACGGCGGGACTCATCTACACCTGGGGCTTTGACAACTCTGACGGGATGACGGGCAGCAGGAACAGCCAGCTCTGCCCATACCTGAACCCGGGGGCAAACGAGGCCCTGTTCATGGCGTATCAGGACACGTACAAGGACGCGTCCGGTAGTTCATACGAACTCGATCCGGACGCGGCGACCTTCAGCGATCGGAAGCAGCGGGTGGCAGCCATCGCCGACGAGATGAAGACCAGGACCATCTGCGGAGGACCGATCGCGAAGGCGCTCGTGGACGACAATCCGGGTTGCCCGGTTCGCCAGATCGGCTACGGCGCGAGGGCGCCACGGATGCTGCTGCAGAACGGCGACCTGTACACGTGGCAGGTCTCCGCCGATTACACATACGGCGGGCCGATGCTCGGCCGAGAGCCAGTTGGCGAACATGCCGACTCCGAGCGCTATAGCCCGGGTGTGGCACTCGCGAACGTCGTCTCGGTGGTCGACGGAATCGGTTCGGTCGTGGCGTTGAAGGATGACGGAACCGTCTACGGGTGGGGTCGCAACGACTACTGCCAGGCGATCGGTGTCCATGCGAAGAACGCGGAAAAGTCATGCGGAACCATCGAATCTGATGAGGTGGTCGCGCTACCTACTCGCGTCTATGGCCTCCCTGAATCCGTCCCCGTCACGAGCCTCGCCGCCACGCAATGCGCCGCCTGGGCCATCGCGAGCGACGGCTCCATGTACGCGTGGGGTGGCGGGACGATCGTCGGGGATGACTACGTGAAGTGCGTCTCCGGTAGGTCCCTGGGATACAAGATCTACGACCAGACAAAGGCCACCGGTGCCCTCCCGTTCGGCGAGCCTGTCACCGCCGACGCCACGGGGACGATCAAGGTCCGCGACAAGGACTGA
- a CDS encoding 1,4-dihydroxy-2-naphthoyl-CoA synthase yields MTSTSPARPDGLPARVSATFEPARWRTVAGFEGLTDLTYHRGVERDGTGAVVRDLPVVRVAFDRPEVRNAFRPHTVDELYRVLDHARMTSDVGTVVLAGNGPSPKDGGWAFCSGGDQRIRGRSGYQYTTAPDGGGSAETVDAVDPARAGRLHILEVQRLMRTMPKIVIAVVDGWAAGGGHSLHVVADLTVACREHARFKQTDADVGSFDGGYGSAYLARQVGQKRAREIFFLAREYSADDAERWGAVNEVAAHDDVENLAVEYARTIATKSPQAIRMLKFAFNLADDGLAGQQVFAGEATRLAYMTDEAVEGRDAFLEKRDPDWSAFPHYF; encoded by the coding sequence GTGACCAGCACCTCCCCAGCCCGCCCGGACGGCCTTCCCGCACGCGTCTCCGCAACGTTCGAGCCCGCGCGCTGGCGCACCGTCGCCGGGTTCGAGGGCCTCACCGACCTGACCTACCACCGGGGCGTCGAACGCGACGGCACGGGCGCCGTCGTCCGCGACCTCCCGGTGGTCCGCGTCGCCTTCGACCGGCCCGAGGTGCGCAACGCGTTCCGCCCGCACACCGTCGACGAGCTCTACCGCGTGCTCGACCACGCCCGCATGACCTCCGACGTCGGCACGGTGGTGCTGGCGGGCAACGGCCCGTCGCCCAAGGACGGCGGCTGGGCGTTCTGCTCGGGCGGCGACCAGCGCATCCGAGGCCGGTCCGGCTATCAGTACACGACGGCGCCCGACGGCGGAGGGTCCGCCGAGACCGTCGACGCCGTCGACCCCGCGCGCGCCGGCCGGCTGCACATCCTGGAGGTGCAGCGCCTCATGCGGACCATGCCGAAGATCGTCATCGCCGTCGTCGACGGGTGGGCGGCCGGCGGCGGGCACTCGCTGCACGTCGTCGCCGACCTGACCGTCGCGTGCCGCGAGCACGCGCGCTTCAAGCAGACGGACGCGGACGTCGGGTCCTTCGACGGCGGCTACGGCAGCGCCTACCTCGCCCGGCAGGTGGGCCAGAAGCGTGCCCGCGAGATCTTCTTCCTGGCGCGCGAGTACTCGGCCGACGACGCGGAACGCTGGGGCGCCGTCAACGAGGTCGCCGCGCACGACGACGTCGAGAACCTGGCCGTCGAGTACGCGCGGACCATCGCCACCAAGTCCCCGCAGGCGATCCGGATGCTCAAGTTCGCCTTCAACCTGGCCGACGACGGCCTGGCGGGCCAGCAGGTCTTCGCCGGGGAGGCGACCCGCCTGGCCTACATGACCGACGAGGCCGTCGAGGGCCGCGACGCCTTCCTGGAGAAGCGCGACCCCGACTGGTCCGCCTTCCCCCACTACTTCTGA
- a CDS encoding DUF3048 domain-containing protein codes for MTKTVPPDVSVSKDAPPDPAPVPIVWPLTGVPTDEVAQRPALAIKIENSPQARPQTGLEYADMVWEEVVEGGITRYVAVFHSQIPDAVMPVRSARPMDPAIVAPLGGILAYSGAQQQYIAAINASGVQSIIMDAGNAGFRRERTRRAPHNVVGSPQTFLDQARDDRAVPPPAQFPFAPEVGQGTAASTGTPATRLDVRMSGQQRTVWDWDAASGTFLRSDGATPSVSTTGARHAARNVVLLSVQMVNTDARDPAGNPVPETQLVGTGTGVVAGGGKSVEVSWSKASTAEPLVLSGADGAQVVLDPGATWVELVPTNASGAGTSPDAAGGH; via the coding sequence GTGACGAAGACCGTCCCGCCCGACGTCTCGGTGTCCAAGGACGCGCCGCCCGATCCCGCTCCCGTCCCGATCGTGTGGCCGCTGACGGGCGTGCCCACGGACGAGGTCGCCCAGCGCCCCGCCCTCGCGATCAAGATCGAGAACTCACCCCAGGCTCGCCCGCAGACGGGGCTCGAGTACGCCGACATGGTGTGGGAGGAAGTTGTCGAGGGCGGCATCACGCGCTACGTCGCCGTGTTCCACTCCCAGATCCCTGACGCCGTTATGCCGGTGCGGTCGGCCCGGCCGATGGACCCGGCGATCGTTGCCCCTCTCGGCGGCATCCTCGCCTACTCGGGCGCGCAGCAGCAGTACATCGCCGCGATCAACGCCTCAGGCGTGCAGTCGATCATCATGGACGCCGGCAACGCCGGGTTCCGCCGTGAACGCACGCGCCGCGCCCCGCACAACGTCGTCGGGTCGCCGCAGACGTTCCTGGACCAGGCGCGTGACGACCGTGCCGTGCCCCCGCCTGCGCAGTTCCCGTTCGCGCCCGAGGTCGGTCAAGGCACCGCGGCGTCCACGGGAACTCCGGCGACGCGGCTCGACGTGCGGATGTCGGGCCAGCAGCGCACCGTGTGGGACTGGGACGCGGCGAGCGGGACGTTCCTGCGCAGCGACGGGGCGACGCCGTCGGTGTCGACGACGGGTGCGCGGCACGCAGCACGCAACGTCGTGCTGCTGTCGGTCCAGATGGTCAACACCGATGCGCGCGACCCGGCCGGGAATCCCGTTCCCGAGACGCAGCTCGTGGGCACGGGCACGGGCGTGGTGGCTGGTGGCGGCAAGTCCGTCGAGGTGTCGTGGAGCAAGGCGTCGACGGCCGAACCGCTCGTGCTCAGCGGGGCAGACGGTGCTCAGGTCGTCCTCGACCCGGGGGCGACCTGGGTCGAGCTGGTCCCGACGAACGCTTCCGGGGCTGGGACATCTCCTGACGCCGCTGGCGGGCACTGA
- a CDS encoding 1,4-dihydroxy-2-naphthoate polyprenyltransferase, whose translation MATPAEWLAGARPRTLPAATAPVLIGSAAAAHAGAFALGRAGLALGVALALQVGVNYANDYSDGVRGTDVDRVGPLRLTASGLARPGRVKAAAFAAFGVAAVLGVVLTWLAGHWWLLAVGAACVLAAWFYTGGRRPYGYAGLGEIGVFVFFGLVATLGTTFTQAGRLTGPSVLGAVGVGLVACALLMVNNLRDIPTDLLAGKRTLAVRLGDARARRAYVAGIWLPILLGALCAIWTPWALLVVLLAGPALLLSLPVLAGARGKLLVPVLAGTGMYELAFGVLLALGLVLGRPL comes from the coding sequence ATGGCCACGCCCGCCGAGTGGCTCGCCGGAGCCCGTCCCCGCACCCTTCCCGCCGCCACGGCTCCCGTGCTCATCGGCTCGGCCGCGGCCGCCCACGCCGGGGCCTTCGCGCTCGGCCGCGCAGGTCTCGCACTGGGCGTCGCGCTCGCCCTCCAGGTGGGTGTCAACTACGCCAACGACTACTCGGACGGCGTGCGCGGCACCGACGTGGACCGGGTGGGACCGCTGCGGCTGACGGCGTCGGGCCTCGCCCGGCCCGGCCGGGTCAAGGCTGCTGCGTTCGCGGCGTTCGGCGTGGCGGCCGTCCTCGGCGTGGTGCTCACCTGGCTCGCGGGCCACTGGTGGCTGCTGGCCGTGGGCGCGGCCTGCGTGCTGGCCGCCTGGTTCTACACGGGTGGCCGCCGCCCCTACGGCTATGCGGGGCTGGGCGAGATCGGCGTGTTCGTGTTCTTCGGGCTCGTGGCCACGCTGGGCACGACGTTCACGCAGGCCGGACGCCTGACGGGGCCGTCGGTGCTCGGTGCCGTCGGCGTCGGGCTCGTCGCGTGCGCGCTGCTCATGGTCAACAACCTGCGTGACATCCCCACCGACCTGCTCGCCGGCAAGCGCACGCTCGCCGTCCGCCTGGGCGACGCCCGCGCGCGCCGCGCCTACGTGGCCGGCATCTGGCTGCCGATCCTGCTGGGTGCCCTGTGCGCGATCTGGACGCCGTGGGCGCTGCTGGTGGTACTGCTCGCCGGGCCGGCGCTGCTGCTGTCGCTCCCGGTGCTCGCCGGGGCTCGAGGCAAGCTCCTGGTGCCCGTGCTCGCCGGGACCGGCATGTACGAGCTCGCGTTCGGTGTGCTCCTGGCGCTGGGCCTGGTGCTGGGCCGTCCGCTGTGA
- the menD gene encoding 2-succinyl-5-enolpyruvyl-6-hydroxy-3-cyclohexene-1-carboxylic-acid synthase — MSDGTYPPAVAAARALVTGLASAGVRDVVLAPGSRSAPLAYALTDPGVAGQITLHVRVDERAAGFLALGLAKGSGLGPGRDGTASATDGTAAYPDQPPVPRPVVVVTTSGTAVANLHPAVLEAHHTGVPLVLVTADRPHELRGTGASQTTDQVGIFGSAVRFAADVPAPDGRDGEHRDLLAVTARALAAATGLRDRNPGPVHLNLAFRDPLHPAAVVAHVPAPVAVAAAREHPGAPAGGRPSPEATRARCAGTVEPAGVVVTGVGPALPGRPERTVVVAGDGAGAGARLLAEARGWPLLAEPSSGACGGPNAVQAYRSVLGVAELTRDVEHAVVLGHPTLSRPVQTLLGRPDVTVTVVAPGGGPWPDAARNAARVVDGLDARWYVPAAADAHGPARSEFLARWRAASSAAAAVVDGATRAPGPLATAPHAAAAVARAVAAATRPGDVLVVGSSNPVRDLDLVLGLDASPAAAGAAAVVANRGLAGIDGTVSTAYGVALAAARAGRRTRALLGDLTFLHDVGGLLRGPLEPDADLQIVVVNDDGGSIFATLEHGALAAASDAGAAVFERVFGTPHGADLGALCAGYGVGHRAVGDLAGLRGALASPAAGVEVVEVRVSRAGRRAQSHALHEQIVAEARAAAVRPA, encoded by the coding sequence ATGAGCGACGGCACGTACCCGCCCGCCGTGGCCGCGGCGCGCGCGCTCGTCACGGGGCTCGCGAGCGCCGGGGTGCGCGACGTCGTCCTGGCCCCCGGATCACGGTCGGCGCCGCTGGCGTACGCACTGACCGACCCCGGCGTGGCCGGGCAGATCACCCTGCACGTGCGCGTCGACGAGCGGGCCGCGGGCTTCCTCGCGCTCGGGCTCGCGAAGGGGAGCGGGCTGGGCCCGGGACGCGACGGCACGGCGTCCGCGACGGACGGCACGGCCGCCTACCCCGATCAGCCGCCCGTGCCGCGACCCGTCGTCGTCGTGACCACGTCCGGCACGGCAGTCGCCAACCTGCACCCCGCCGTGCTCGAAGCGCACCACACGGGCGTGCCCCTGGTGCTCGTGACCGCCGACCGGCCGCACGAGCTGCGCGGCACGGGCGCGTCCCAGACGACCGACCAGGTCGGGATCTTCGGGTCGGCGGTGCGGTTCGCCGCCGACGTCCCCGCACCCGACGGCCGCGACGGCGAGCACCGCGACCTGCTCGCCGTGACGGCCCGAGCCCTCGCGGCAGCGACCGGCCTGCGAGACCGCAACCCGGGCCCGGTCCACCTGAACCTGGCGTTCCGTGACCCGCTCCACCCGGCCGCCGTCGTCGCCCACGTCCCGGCGCCGGTCGCCGTGGCGGCCGCGCGTGAGCACCCGGGCGCGCCCGCGGGCGGCCGGCCGTCGCCGGAGGCCACGCGAGCCCGGTGCGCGGGGACCGTCGAGCCGGCCGGCGTCGTGGTCACCGGTGTGGGACCCGCGCTGCCGGGCCGCCCCGAGCGGACCGTCGTCGTCGCCGGGGACGGCGCCGGGGCCGGGGCCCGCCTGCTCGCCGAGGCGCGGGGCTGGCCGCTGCTGGCCGAGCCGTCGTCCGGGGCGTGCGGCGGCCCCAACGCCGTCCAGGCGTACCGGTCGGTGCTCGGTGTCGCGGAACTGACCCGCGACGTCGAGCACGCCGTCGTGCTGGGGCACCCCACGCTGTCACGACCCGTGCAGACGCTGCTCGGGCGCCCCGACGTCACCGTGACCGTCGTCGCCCCCGGTGGCGGGCCGTGGCCCGACGCGGCCCGCAACGCCGCCCGCGTCGTCGACGGGCTCGACGCCCGCTGGTACGTGCCCGCCGCCGCCGACGCGCACGGGCCGGCGCGGTCCGAGTTCCTCGCCCGGTGGCGGGCCGCGTCGAGCGCCGCGGCCGCCGTCGTCGACGGCGCGACCCGCGCGCCCGGGCCGTTGGCGACCGCGCCGCACGCCGCGGCCGCGGTCGCGCGCGCCGTCGCCGCGGCGACCCGCCCCGGCGACGTCCTCGTGGTCGGGTCGTCCAACCCGGTGCGCGACCTCGACCTCGTGCTGGGCCTCGACGCGTCCCCCGCCGCGGCGGGGGCGGCGGCAGTCGTCGCCAACCGTGGGCTGGCCGGCATCGACGGAACCGTCTCGACGGCGTACGGCGTCGCGCTCGCCGCCGCCCGCGCCGGGCGGCGCACCCGCGCACTGCTCGGGGACCTCACGTTCCTGCACGACGTCGGCGGGCTGCTGCGCGGCCCGCTCGAGCCGGACGCCGACCTGCAGATCGTCGTCGTGAACGACGACGGCGGTTCGATCTTCGCGACGCTCGAACACGGGGCGCTCGCGGCCGCGTCCGACGCCGGAGCCGCGGTGTTCGAGCGCGTCTTCGGCACGCCGCACGGTGCCGACCTCGGTGCGCTGTGCGCGGGCTACGGCGTCGGGCACCGCGCCGTCGGCGACCTGGCCGGGCTGCGTGGCGCGCTCGCCTCGCCCGCGGCCGGGGTCGAGGTCGTCGAGGTGCGCGTCTCGCGCGCGGGACGACGCGCGCAGTCTCATGCGTTGCACGAGCAGATCGTCGCCGAGGCGCGCGCTGCCGCCGTGCGGCCCGCATGA
- a CDS encoding AMP-binding enzyme: MLGRADDVVVTGGVNVAPAAVEAALADLAPTTLGLAGAESCVVGVPDDEWGQVVVAVVAVPGHGERLTPVAPEALTRVRAAVAARLGAPSAPRRVYLTGTLPLRGPGKVDRRAVASAAAGAER; encoded by the coding sequence GTGCTCGGACGCGCCGACGACGTCGTGGTGACCGGCGGCGTCAACGTCGCCCCCGCGGCCGTCGAGGCCGCGCTCGCCGACCTCGCCCCGACGACGCTCGGGCTGGCCGGCGCCGAGTCGTGCGTGGTCGGCGTGCCCGACGACGAGTGGGGCCAGGTCGTCGTCGCCGTCGTCGCCGTCCCTGGACACGGGGAGCGCCTCACCCCCGTGGCCCCGGAGGCCCTCACGCGGGTGCGCGCCGCCGTCGCGGCTAGGCTGGGGGCGCCGTCGGCCCCGCGACGGGTCTACCTCACCGGGACGCTGCCGCTGCGCGGTCCCGGCAAGGTGGACCGCCGGGCGGTCGCCTCCGCGGCCGCCGGCGCCGAGCGCTGA